Proteins found in one Mycobacterium branderi genomic segment:
- a CDS encoding NDMA-dependent alcohol dehydrogenase has product MEVKTQAAVLRETGQWWQIDELELDGPKAGEVLVKFMAAGMCHTDEHTRTGDMPTRMPLVGGHEGAGVVEAVGPGVTRVSEGDHVACSFVPVCGTCRYCSTGRQNLCDSGLNAQTGCLPDGTFRFHAGSGEDLGGVCVLGTFSQYAVVSETSCVRIDPDVPFELAALVSCGVATGWGSAVYAAGVRPGDTVVVFGVGGVGINAVQGARYAGAKNVVAVDPVQFKLDMAKTLGATHVISDPPKAQELVTELTHGQLADHAICTVGVMNATVIQQAFDIVGKGCQVTVTGVGNYEIGVSGFLLPAYQKSIVGTVFGGANPLYDIPKLLELYRSGDLKLDELVTQRYRLDQVNDGYRDMLSGKNVRGVIIHEHS; this is encoded by the coding sequence ATTGAGGTGAAGACGCAAGCAGCGGTACTTCGCGAAACCGGCCAGTGGTGGCAGATCGACGAGCTCGAGCTCGATGGCCCCAAGGCGGGCGAGGTGCTCGTCAAGTTCATGGCCGCCGGCATGTGCCACACCGATGAGCACACTCGCACCGGCGACATGCCGACCCGGATGCCGTTGGTCGGCGGGCACGAAGGTGCCGGTGTCGTTGAGGCGGTCGGTCCCGGGGTGACCCGCGTCAGCGAAGGCGACCACGTGGCCTGTTCGTTCGTCCCGGTGTGCGGCACTTGCCGATATTGCTCCACGGGCCGACAGAATTTGTGCGACTCGGGCCTGAACGCGCAGACCGGCTGTCTGCCCGATGGCACGTTCCGGTTCCACGCCGGTTCGGGTGAGGATCTCGGCGGAGTATGTGTCCTGGGCACTTTCTCCCAATACGCGGTGGTGTCGGAGACCTCCTGCGTGCGCATCGATCCCGATGTTCCGTTCGAGCTTGCCGCGCTGGTCAGCTGCGGTGTGGCCACGGGCTGGGGATCAGCGGTCTACGCGGCCGGGGTGCGCCCGGGAGATACCGTCGTGGTCTTCGGGGTCGGCGGAGTAGGGATCAACGCCGTGCAGGGCGCCCGTTACGCCGGAGCCAAAAACGTCGTGGCGGTCGACCCGGTTCAATTCAAGCTGGACATGGCCAAGACGTTAGGCGCAACGCATGTGATCTCCGATCCGCCCAAGGCGCAGGAGCTGGTGACCGAACTCACGCACGGACAGCTCGCCGACCACGCGATCTGCACGGTGGGAGTCATGAATGCCACCGTCATACAACAGGCCTTCGACATCGTCGGCAAAGGATGCCAAGTGACGGTCACCGGCGTGGGCAACTACGAAATCGGCGTCTCGGGCTTTCTGCTACCCGCCTATCAGAAAAGCATCGTAGGCACGGTTTTCGGCGGCGCCAACCCGCTCTACGACATCCCCAAACTGCTTGAGCTGTACCGTTCCGGCGATCTCAAACTCGACGAGCTGGTGACCCAACGATACCGACTCGACCAGGTGAACGACGGGTATCGCGACATGCTGTCCGGCAAG
- a CDS encoding enoyl-CoA hydratase/isomerase family protein: MGFDRYRYLDISLQDGIALVSMGNPVGPDFVELEHPMHTELHEIWADLAADSAVAGVVLTGTGDTFFTGPTLEALHDLITAKPNVVIGQMEEARGIVERVLDFPKPLVAAVNGPAVSIGCQLAFLSDEAVASSTARFQDTHIRLGLAAGDGGTWMWPLLIGYARARRFLLRSHPLSASDALELGLVCDVVPPDNVVAAALEIARKLTRLPAFAFRATKRALAQSLRVNALLSADASAASQMATYLTPEFIEMLKQRLGDNSAPAGSQAAGRAAQQNR; this comes from the coding sequence GTGGGATTTGACCGTTACCGATATCTGGACATCTCACTACAAGACGGGATCGCCCTCGTCAGCATGGGAAATCCGGTCGGGCCGGACTTCGTCGAGCTCGAGCACCCGATGCACACCGAGCTGCATGAGATATGGGCAGACCTCGCCGCGGACAGCGCCGTTGCCGGTGTGGTGCTAACGGGCACGGGCGACACATTTTTCACCGGCCCGACCCTGGAAGCGCTGCACGATCTGATCACCGCCAAGCCGAATGTCGTCATAGGACAGATGGAAGAGGCGCGCGGAATCGTCGAACGGGTACTTGACTTTCCCAAGCCGCTCGTCGCGGCGGTGAACGGCCCGGCTGTCAGCATCGGCTGCCAGCTCGCGTTCCTCAGCGATGAAGCGGTCGCGTCGTCGACCGCCCGGTTCCAGGACACTCACATCCGGCTCGGTCTGGCAGCAGGTGACGGCGGAACGTGGATGTGGCCCTTGTTGATTGGTTATGCCCGTGCCCGGCGCTTCCTGCTGAGAAGCCATCCGCTCAGCGCATCTGACGCACTTGAGCTCGGTCTGGTGTGCGACGTCGTGCCTCCCGACAACGTGGTCGCGGCGGCATTGGAAATCGCCCGGAAGCTGACCCGGCTACCGGCATTCGCATTCCGGGCCACCAAGCGCGCACTCGCCCAGTCTCTGCGGGTCAATGCACTGTTGTCTGCCGACGCCTCGGCCGCCTCTCAGATGGCCACCTATCTCACCCCTGAGTTCATCGAGATGCTCAAACAACGGCTGGGCGACAACAGCGCGCCCGCCGGATCCCAAGCGGCGGGTAGAGCGGCGCAACAGAACCGTTGA
- a CDS encoding cupin domain-containing protein: MVVAVDADGKSFVASDETIPDTGCLWIDDPKTNQAWLDTIDAQRIFRPAQPPVGGAAWYLSELPARKGMQSDDNAAPGMDSRGFHVTKTVDFVFILRGTVLLDLDRDTVELNGGDAVVLQGANHAWRNPTDGPARLLDVLMSRSK; this comes from the coding sequence GTGGTCGTCGCCGTGGACGCCGACGGGAAGTCTTTCGTGGCGTCAGACGAGACAATCCCGGACACCGGGTGCCTATGGATCGATGATCCGAAAACCAACCAGGCGTGGCTCGACACCATTGATGCACAACGCATCTTTCGTCCAGCGCAGCCGCCCGTGGGCGGTGCCGCCTGGTATTTGAGCGAGCTGCCTGCGCGCAAGGGCATGCAGAGCGATGACAACGCTGCGCCGGGAATGGACTCGCGCGGATTCCACGTAACCAAAACCGTCGACTTCGTCTTCATCTTGCGGGGGACAGTCTTGCTGGATCTCGACCGGGACACCGTCGAGTTGAACGGCGGTGATGCCGTGGTCCTGCAGGGCGCCAACCATGCCTGGCGAAACCCCACCGATGGGCCGGCTCGGTTATTGGACGTGTTGATGTCCCGGAGTAAATGA